The DNA segment AACAGGGAAGAATTACTAACGAAGTACTTGCTTAGGAAGCCAAACCacgtctacttggaagtaaaccccgTCACTCCCAGATGACTTTTCACAGGGATGTGCCTACTTCCAGGAAACCTGGAGGGCAATTCCTTGACCACCCAGATGTCCCATTCACTCCTAAAATCTTAGAATCCCAACCCACTTACACTGGGGAAGGGAAGAGCATGGTGGCCCCATCTGTCGGCCAGAAGAGGAGCAGCTGCAGGGAGCGGGGTTTCCTTTCTCCCTGCCAGAAAGAACTGTACAAACTTTGGAACTCGGAACTAGTGCTGAAGCTTGCTTTTCCCCTACTCCCACTCAGTCTTATTTTCCTTTTCCATCATGGCCTTTTCGATAGCCTAAGGGTTGCAATCCACTTAGTACTGATTTGGGTtgggggtttgtttgcttttttggtgGAATAGAGGGCATAAAATCCTGTAAATAAATATTGGCTGAATGTAGGCAATTTCGTTAGACTCTGTTCTGGCTTGGCCAAAGGAAGGCACACGCAGGCATCTATACCCATCCTATATTCTTTTATCTGCATGCAGCTCCACACCCCGCACCAAGCTCACAATCCACATCTGCAAACCAGGGCACACACACCACCTTGGTAGCTAACCATCCCAAAGACACAGATCTCCGGAATCCTGCCCTCATCTACATCTTATGCTACCCCATCACTTTGCTTCCTATTGGATCCCTGCCCCCAAAGCATCCCCCGTCCTAATTCACACCCCTGGATTTCTCAGCCCAGACCTCAACTTCAGCGGCAGGTGGCTTTCAAGCAGGTTCTCTTTAAGTCATGCTCTGAGCTAAGTTAATGCTCAATGTCCTTTAATGGCTGCCTCCTCCCTGCTTATCTAGaagcaaaccccactgaactcaatgggacttattgcTTAGTAcagaggattgtgctgttagggcAGCTGATTTCATTCCCTTCGTACATACTGGGATGTAAATGACACCAAACACCCAAAAGGCTTACTTTCATGTAAGCCAAATCAAGCTTTAACAAGGAAGGTGTGACACTCTCCTGAATCTCTTGAATCCAGAAATTTCCGAGTGGCATTTAAATCTAGCCACTTTTgcatgaaaaagagagaaaatattacTTGTGGGAAAGTAGATCAAATCCTGCAAAACCCACTGAAGAGTAAATGTGCATCATGTTCTAGCTTCAACTGTACAGAAATATGGTATAGAAAGCCAATTTTTAGGCCTCATAAAAGTACTGGGGGTCTTGACAGGAGACATTTGTCTGGTTATATTGAGGTTTTATTACTGGCCTTCGAGAACAGTAGGAAAACCAGCATCAGGATTTTATTTCACGGGAAATAAAGTGCTGACAAATGAACCGCTCAAATAAGACACTGGGACCCCATTGAAAGCTATGATGGGAACTAAGATGGCAATCCTAACAGAGTAAGATCCACTGAATgcaatgcacttttaaaaactgaaattgcCTCTCAATCCAAATGCAGAATTCCTTGTGATGAAATCAGAAAACTATCTGCtgataatctttttttaaaaaaaatcccacgtTTTCCATAAACTTATAAGATCATGAGTATGTAAGCCTCCCCCTCCATTGACCAAAGAATGATCTACCCCATGTTAaacaattttgcagtgcagtcctacacgtgtctactcagaagtaagccaggCTGAGTTCACTGTTTCTCATTCAAAAGTCACTCTATTATGATCGAATCAGATTTCAACTAATGATGAGGAAAGTGGCAGTGTGCATGTGTTAAAGAGCAAGAAATGCCTTGGCTACAAATATTGTTTCAACTCTACATTAAAAACAACTTATGCTTTTAAAGCGTATTGCCTTTTTAAAGGCGGGGAAAACAACAAGACGGCAGAAAACACCCCCCCAATCCCTTGCAAACACATTTTATAATCCATCCACAACCTTAATAAATTAATTTTCGGTGCAACCTTCCTTATACATTCTTTCTAGGAAGGAAACGGATTGAATAGTGGCATTTCCTGCCATATTTGGGATCAGCTTTCTCATCTCTCTGACCTTCGGAGTAACTCCAGAAGATCCCTTAAAGAGGATGCAGATCGGCTGATGCCAGTTTATTTGTAAGCGAACCTGCTTAGGGCTGAGGAGCCACAAGGTTTAAATTCAGTGTCTGGGCTTATCTTAAttatgacttttaaaaataattagaattattaagatttttattttGGTAGAGGGAAAACACTAAGTCTAGCAGATACAGGAAACAGCAAAGCTGTGTGACATCTTGCGGTTAGAAAAAATGAAACAAGCTTTAGCGGGCTCGACAAGGCTAATAGCCACAGGCTGTTTCTTAGCACTTCAGTTCTTAAGCCCACATATTCTGAACTCATTTATTTACCTCCAAGAGAAGGCGCATAGAGGCACAGCCACTTTGCTGGGGAGTGAAGCCCCACTGAACTGGGAggaatttacttctaagtaaacttgCCGCAGACTGGGAGTGCTAGTCCCTCTGAAACCAGCTCCCCTTCGGTGCCAGCACTCTTCCCAGTGCAACCTTATAAgaacctactcagaagtaagcctacCCACTTTGAGTTCTGAGGGACTTATTCTGAGGGGAAAGAGTTGAATACAGTACAGGACTGTTTGTTTGTATTCCTGCTTGCCTGGGAGTAAAAGTGCCAAGGGAAAAGGGTcacacttctgagcagacatgcttaACATTGCACAGCAAATATGATTTTTTGCCACCGGAGCCTCGGGCGCCCGAGATGCTGCTGACAGTCGAGGAGACCGGCAACGGAGGGCTCCTTACCTTGACTTGACTCTCCGTCATTCCCAGCGAGTAAGCGAGGCGGGCTCTCTCGGGTCCTGCCAAGTACTTGGTTTGCTCGAAGGTTTTCTCCAAAGCGAAGATTTGCTGCCCTGAGAAAGTCGGCCGCGAGTGTTTCTTCTTGCCGTCCTTGTCCAAAACCATCCCAGCCTGGGCTGGAGAGAGGGACGAGGGagcggagagagagaaagagccccGTCAAGCGCCGAGGAAAGACAACAACTCCTGGACCCCAAAGCCTTTTGTGCGCGCCGGGCAGAAACTTCCTCGGCGGATCTCACGCGGACTAGCAACCTGAAATGCCGTCGCAAATCCAACCCGCCCTTTCCCGAGAGCAGCCGCAGAGCTCGGGCCCAGCAGGAAAACTTTGCCACCAGCTAGCCTGCAGGAGATGCAACGTCAAGAGagagtttaaaacaaaacaaaaaccagtggCTCGTTGTGGAGGCGCGATCGGGGCCGCGCAAGACCCTCGAGCTGCTCCATCAGTTTCCCGAAGGCGACCTGGCTAGTTTCAGCCGGCCTTCAGGAAACCGATTCTTGTCGCTTTCATTTCCAGACATCAAAacagcagccaactggaagcgTCCTTTTTTGAGGTTGCAGATCACGGCGCTGGCTCACTCTCTTTCAAAGGGCCACCCCCTCTCCCTAAGCAAAATGCGCTGCCTCTTTATCTGGGACCCGAGCCCTGGAGCCGCCGCTCGGACAGAAAAGAAGGACACCTCGCCCTGTCCATCCGCCTAGGGCGCACCAAACAAATCCATCTGGATCTGTTTGCTCGCCTTGTTTCCTGGGAATGCGCCCTGGCACCTGTTGCCTGCACCCAGAGCCCAGCCGTGCAACTTGCGAAGCGATAGAGAGAAAAGAGGAGCcgcagagcatgtgcagagtgctgttTCACCCGGTCTCTCCTAATGAGCGCAGGGCTTGTTGGGACGGGCACTGGCACCTCTAATTTTGACTGGGGAAGTTTAAAAGGAATctcctttttttcctcccctcctccctcccagacccggctcctcgccccctcccccgCCTTCTTACCGGGACAGGCGAGCCGGGGGTCCCTCCAGGGCGCCCCCTGCATGACTCCGGGCCAGAAGATGGGCGGCCTGCCGGGCAGCTCGGCCAGGGGCTTCGGGTAGCGGGACACGGCCGCCGGGTTGAAGTACATCCCGGCCGCGGCGGCCCCGGCCAGCCCGTTGAGGCGAGGCAGGCCCGTGAGGAGgctgctggcggcggcggcggcggccacggGCCTGCCCAGGATGTCGCTGATGCCGTGCGGGGTCCCCAGCGGGATCTGCGCGTTGAGTCCGCCCAGCGAGGGCGCCTTGAAGCCGGCCGGGCTCTGCAGGGCGTAGGGGAAGAGCGACGTCTTCATCTCGGCCATGTTGTGCAGCGCCGCCAGCGGGGCGCTGCTCAGCACGAAGGCGCCCGGCGGGCGGTTAGCCTCCATCTGCCCCACGGCTAACATTGGCGGGCATCAAGGGGCGGGCGAGGCCGAGCGGGAGCGGGGAAGGCAGCCCCGAGGGCCGGGCAGGAGTCCGCCGCCTCGCCGACTCCCAGGGAGCCACAGAAACCAGACttcgccttctcctcctcctccgttcCTGTTTTTGGCGGGAATGCGCCCGCAAGGCCGCTGCAAAGTTTTGCTCCGGTTCTCCTAAGCGCCGGCGGGAGCGCTCGGCGGCCGCGGGTCCTTCGCTGGAGGGCGGCTTCAGCCGCAGCAACTCCCGGCGGGAAGTTCTCCGGCCGAGAAGGGGAGGGAGACGGAAGGCGGGTCGGCCGCAAAGCCTCGGTGGGAAAACCAGCCACGACAACGCCAATCTCGGCGGCTCAGTTTTCTTCTTTGCAAGCTTTTAATTTTAGGAAAtaactttttttggggtggggggaattctcCCAAATTTGGAAGTCCTCTCGAAGATCGGGAATTGGTGCTggagtatatatatgtatatatttatattttcctcttttttttcttctcccctcccccccttccaaaaaaatcaaataaatgcttttttatttCGTTCTTCCCATAGCGAGGAGTTTTCCCTCCCGGTGAAATGGACTCGAGCGCTTGGAGTCCCGGAGTCGGGACAAGATGCGCTGATAACCTCGCAGCCACCTGCCAGCCGAGCTCTCGGATTGGTCGCGCTCTCTTCCGAGGCCGCTGCTATTGGCCAATGGACGGGCATCCCGGTCTCCCCGCTTTGCATGCGCGTCATGGAAGTGTGTGCTGgaaggggcggggcggggggaggagggcgCGCGGCGGAGAGAGATCAGAAGATTGCGGGGGAGAAAAAGAGCAACATTAAATGAAGGTTCTATTATAAAGTCAAGGTACTTTAAATGGCTGTAAATTTGCCCGCTGATTTATCTTTCCGACGACTAAATAAATCCCGTTGAATGGGAGTTTAGTTAGGcttaagggtccccccccccttcctcgtTTCCTTTATAAGGAAtcggcaatatatatatatatatttatatatataaaggtacaTATTTCATGTTCTCGTAATCGTGCAGATCcgcaagaacttttttttttttaatcgacCAGCCAAAGTCACTTTCACAATGGAACTATCCCTCGCCATTTCTTGATTGTCTAACATTGCGTAAAAACCACAAACCAGCAGGGCTTTTTACAGTAAACCCACCGAGTCTAAACGGAAGAggagctggagagagaaagagagattgaaTTTGCCGTTTGCTGATCTTTTCTTATCCCTCAAGAATTGTCTTCCCTATCTGTTTTCTCACCCGGGAGCTCAATAAATAAGCGTGGAATAAGCCGCAGGGAAGGCTCTTTAGGCGCGTGGCCCGCGAGTCTTTTAGCTCTATTAAGATCCGCGGCGTAGATGATTATCTGTGCGTGACTCTCGCCTCCTTTTATTGCCTGAACTCGCTTCTGATATGTATCAATCTTATCTAGCAAAAGGCCTTTAAAAGAAGACCTTTTGTTCTTATTGATCACATCGGGGACTCTTGTCACCGACCTGtcttcccccccacctcccccttctctctttccgACTTTACAGTTGCTTTTTTAAGGTGACCGAGAGGTTGGCAAGGTGGCTTTGAAACTGGCCCCTGACCAACACTCAGCTCGCCCGAGCCTTTGATTTGACGGGCATAAATGACCTCCTTCTGCACCTGCCTAGGAATCGTGCCTTCCTCGGCTATTCCTTATTTTTTAACATTTGAAAGGCGAAGATCAAGAAAATCTTCCGAACATGATAGTAGTCAGCCGCCAATCCTACGAGGTACCTGAAACGCTGGCAAGGTTGACACAAAATTTATGTTGAGTTTTCAAAAAATTAAATGGGGATTTTTCTTatttaaaatgaagaagaaatggCTCCATATGTCAATTCTAAACGCGCTCTACCGGGCTTTCAGAATTTCAGCTCCAATATATATTgctacttttcttcttcttctttttaatgataACATCCATTCCTGAAATTAAGTCTGACATAAATAAGTTGCAACTCATTTAAAGGGAATTTAGTCAGGATTAAAATGCTGTCTACTACTTCTCAGTGATAATTTTCCTTTTTAATCGAAGTGGTATAATAATGTTGGGAAATGTTTCTGATGAAGCTTGCTTATTAAATTcgtgtatttatttttcaaaatagtaCCGTATTATTTTGAAGCCTGGCAAATGGCTCTTAAGGGGAATCCAGAGTGATTCTTATGGTGAAAGGATCCTTctcagaaagaaagggaaaagctgAACCCGTGTGATTGTGCGTCAAAACCTGTTTTCAGACGACCACGAAGTAAATCCTGATTTGTTGGCACTACGCTAGTTCTCCATTCTATACACGCAACTAATCTGTGTAAAATGCTACGTGAACTGCAGCTCTTCGGATGCGTGTTTGCACGTTTTCCCCGCAGCAAATGCAAGACACGTATCTTAACAGGAAAGGGCTTAGCTGCACGATGGCGTGTGTGCCATGTAATTTGCACTCATGCCCATAGTGGAGTTTACTTCCAAGTTGCGTATCCAGGATTGTGGTGTCTCCTGACAATCATTTACAGTACTTGGAaacaaatctcggattctgccccaGTATCCTTTTCTTACAACTGTAGCCCCAGAagcattaattaaaatattttatttggatttaaaacaaagacaaacaaaaaaccctcattCTCCCCAAGCGCAATTAACCGTTACATCTGCAGTTCCAAAAGGGTGGGTTTTGTCTCTAAAAGCAAGGAAACACGTACACCTCCCCTCACTCAGACATAGAAGAGAGTCTGTGTGCCCGCTGGGAATTAACAGCATCAAAGGAGACGCAGGCCTTCTGTGCGGATCCGATCGCGAAAGTTGCCTTTTGATCTGCTGCTCAAGTCTGCTGCTCTCCAGATCGCCCGTTTCCTAGTCTTCACCTCTCGCCCAacacaaccacatctggaggggcagAAAAACCCCAGGGCATTGCTTGTCCAGCCTCCTCGGACTTCTCTCCCGGTTCTGGTATTCTGGGATGCTCGCTGCCCAGTCGAAGCGCAGCTCCGTCGAGGGTCCTCGACGGCAGCTCCTGGCCTCTTCTATACTGAGGTCCGAAGGGAACTTCGGGTCGGGAGCTGGAAACCTATCGATTTCAGGGGGACTCCTCCACACCATCACATCAATCGAATAGGGAATTAGACGGAGATGGTTAGGTGAATAGGCCAACTCTGAAAAGCCATTACTGGGATTTGCTTCGGAAGAGTAACTTCCATTCCACCACCCACCTCACCAATGTGGGCATTTGCAGCCCCAAATATTTGCCTTTCGGAGATCAGCTTTGCATTGTCCACGGTGGCTTGCTTTGTTCAATGTCCAAGCTCTCAgactaataataacagcaacattttattgttgttgctgttgttaaataaCGACATTTGTtgttaaacaacaacatttattataattattgatgatgaagaagaaacgTAATTCCTATGACGTTTGCATGGTTTAAAGTACGGCTGtaaatttgtattgattttattgttttgccgttctgtaaaccgctttgagggttgttgGTTTATTTTacgaaataaaacaaacaaataaaatgttgatgatgatgatgataacacatATTGAGGGCTTGGGAGAAATCTTGAGAAGGAAATGTGCCTTTCTCAAAGTTCATTCAAAAGTGCGTTTTCGACGGGTTGAGGTTCCTAACAGTTTCTTACGCTTGGCTTTAATAGAGTCTCTGTCGAGATCCGCTTTACCCTTCCCTTAAGAGGGACCGGCCGAAGTGAAAGGATCCCACGCCTCCTTTAGCCCTTTGGGATCAAATTCCGTCCAGGGACTTTTCTGGGACTTTTCTCTCGCAGAATAGAAAGCGTGGGGTGATCTCATTCCCCCACTTGCTGCTGGCCTGCTTCGAGGAGGTCCCGGGAGCTTGAGACGGTGGTGGCGAGAGAGAGAATATTACCACATTTTCAATGGAGCGATTGGCAGAGATAACGACAGGAAAAAGATGTATCTCCCCTCCCGCGTCTCCTCCTCCCTCGCAGCCTCCGCTGTCCAGCCAGTAGgaagctgcggggggggggggatctggctCTGCAAGACACGCCTACAAAACCTACAATTTCCCATCCCTCGGATCCAAGTGTCGCCCAAGTGTGAGATTCAAGGGACCAGATTCCAGCTGGCCTTGCATTGCCTTGGGGGAAATACTTCTGGCCAGGAAAAACATTCCTAGTGAACACAGCACAACTAGTATAACATTTAAATCCCAGTGACTTCAGTTTCGGCTGGTGGATTGGGTTTAGATAAACTGTATGTGTCTTTTAACTATTTATGTGCTTCTTTTAATGCTAAAAATGCCCTGTATGTCACATCAGGTAAAAGAAATATAAGAACAACCAGCAGCAATCATAGTTTTAGTAGGTCTGTCAACTAGTTTAAACTCTTCAATAGTTCATCTTTTAGCAGATTAACCAATTAATCAATGACATTTATATACAATTAGCCATTGCATAATCCCAGTGAAGGTGCCTTTTGGAGGATATATTGAGACAAGGCGACAGGTTTTCCTTAAATGTCAAAACCACTACAATGTTGccatgagtttgtgggtgctaggCATCCCTTAAATTCCTGGGACCAATAGGTGCTGGAATTTCATTAAGTCTTGTGTACTAAAACTGTGTTAGACTCCCATGTGTTAGAATCTACTCAAGACCCCTGTGCATTATTTGGCTGTGCATGAGACACCTCTTTAACCCCCTGGAATCAACATGTGTTAGAAGCTAATTGAATCAGGCTACTTCACCTTTTGAGGCGATGGCCTGCGGATGAGCCATTAAGGCCACACACAGGATCAAAGAACAAAGCATGAAAAGGCTATTGAATGGGCCCCTCCCTCGCTCTGCAGATAAAAGTCAGGGGTTTAGAATAAGAGAGAGTTAGAAGTCATATGGGCAGTAGCTTAGCATAGGGAATTGGGAGTTAAGCAATGGCATTAGTAAGCAGCAAGGTTTGAGAGCAATGGTCGGGGTCTGCTTAAGTCCAAGGCTGCtatgtggctatgggagaagcaagaacctCTTGACGTATGAATGCTAGGCATCCCTCCATTGCATGctcgggttgtatatatgtgtaaataagccatatatcacaaAGGAACCACCATCTCCCCTGTGTCTCATTTTCcagaaggaaacatgaaccctggataTGGCTGCCTGGAACCTCGCATTGCTCTGGAGAGTGGGGTGGTATAATATAGTATAGTAAACAGAAGCTACCATTTACTACACAGAGGCGTACCTAAGGGTTGGCAAAAACTGGCCCCGACCGGAATCTCAGGCccagcccctgcccctgcccaaaTCACCTGTCAGACAAATGGAGAGTATGACATACATGCATGTAGCAACACACCACAGCTGTCCTTCTCTGCAGtaatgtgattttgggggggaggtgggggtgcGCTGATACATCTCCTTGTTAAGGCTGCAGTCACCCTATATACTCCTCAGCTACTGCTAGAAGGAAAGACAGGCTCTAAAGGTTTAGGTTTATTCTTCAATTCACACATCACTTCCCACAAAAAAGTCCAAAGGCGATttacaatcaaaacaaaaacaaaaatactgaAAAAATAATATCACACTTACTGTCAAGTTTCTTTTCTGctgtcccttcttccttcctgtcCGCCTCCCTTCCATGTCACCATCCTTGACTGCCCTGCCACCccaatattttcttcaagttggTGCCACTCACCTGTGACCACATACTGAGGAACTGCAAGGAAATAATACCACCCAGAAACATCCAAAAAGTTTCCAACTCTCTGCCAAATGGAAACCCCAGAATCTGCATTATCGTAATATAAAAATGCTACAAAATAGTGTGCAGTGTGGCAAGCTTTCGGGTTCTTCAGAAGGCCTCACCAGGCTAGATAGTAAACAAAGAAGGGAGTCAGAGAGTTGGCTGATGCTGGAGCCATGCATGGGTGAAGACTGCATTCGTCACTGTCTTAAGATGGATGTGGACAATCATTCTAACTTAACACAATGATGGAACTATGGGCCAACAAGGCTACTtctgtttttttccattttatttttaagaaacccACCTATTTCTTAGTGCACCAGGCCTGCTTCTCATAGGAACTGGAGTGGCAGGCATTACAAATAGTTTAtgtaaatggttttttttaaaaaaaaacagtatgAAAATAAAACTCACGATACAATATATTAATTTTCCCCTCTTGGGCACCTGTGATTTTCCATGCTGTTATCACCTTTCGGAATGCAATAGATAATTTATATCTGTCATCAACAGCACTTGTTACTCATTAATTGGGTATTTGTCCTGTTTATTGACTTGCTTGACTTGGTGAATATCACCAAGTATTCTGCGAAGAAATATATGGCTTTTCTCTTTCCAGCCTCCGTGGCCTGGGCAAAACGCCTTTGCAGGGCTGCATTATATGTTTGCCTTTGGCACTAGGGAGAGATTCATGAAAGAAGTGAAGCATCACCGCAAAGTCTGAAGATTTTCTTTGTGACAACCCAGAAATCTGTTAAAGCGTTTGCGCATCTGAGGATCTTGGCTTAAATGGCTTGTGGATCACATGGCCAAGGTTGCAATCCTAGGCAAATCCCAATCAATGGAATTCAGTCAATAGACAGGATCAAGCTGCAGGGACCTGAAGCTCACCGTCCTAATTCTCATTCCATCTTGTACACCTAGGTGCGGAAGAGACCTTCATTTCTGGGGTTAGTGATGTTTATTAGATAGCACTGTCCATTTCAGTAGAAGAGCATGGTTTGCTTTCTTCACGTGCTTTGTGAGGACAAGTGACAGAGAGAAGTGAAGGTTGAAATCCCTGGTTAAAAAGCAGATCCAGTTGCACCAATCTTCAGTATAGTAATGCTATCAAAAATTTCACTTGTAAAGGGGGAGAGTTTTTGAGTTGTCTGTAATAGAGGTATTCTATGGTTACAATGTTGCACCACACTTTGGAAGGCACCATTTGTTTTTATCAATTATTATTGATGTATCAATTATTATATCAGCCTAGCTTAAAAGACTATACAGTTTATATTATCTTATAGGCAGAGGTGCTCAAGTGCCTGCAGATTCAGGACGCTATTAGCAAATCTACATTGAATGAGCTAAAACTTTACATGCTTTGAAATTATATAGATGCAGTCATTATGGAATAATTGCACTCCCTGCTGAAATACGAGAGGGCTCATCTGTATGGGCATTCCCTTGGCTTTTGAAGGTTCCCCTGTTACATGTGTTCCCTTGATCTCTTGAATTGAGCCTCCTGTTTTAactgctgtgttgttttaatgggattgttttattgaatattttaattCTGGATGTTTGTATTTAAATGCTTGTGTAACtagtttttatattttggaaaccacCAATAAGCCAATTTTGGCATTAtgctgtaagtaagtaagtaaaattcTTTCCAGGTGTTTCTCATAGAAAATATGGGTGGTACTAATCAATCAGAACTATATAAAAACTTTCTAAGTGATTAGGACTACCTAGttgatgcaattattattatattataattgtaTGACTGTAGGCAGAAGTTCCTCCACTTGAAGATCACACTGAATGTATATTGTGTATACATACTATGTTGAAGTCCTTCCTTTTTAATTCTAGGCTTGTGAATATGATATTTGGAAATGGGCAAAGTGACTGGCTGTCTTCAGCACTTCTGAAGATGTCTACAGCTCtgtcattttgtttgtttctgttttcctaTACAGCTCTGCTATCCTGAAGTCTATAATCTGCATTATTGTAAACTTAATCAGACTCATCTGTGTATATTG comes from the Podarcis muralis chromosome 6, rPodMur119.hap1.1, whole genome shotgun sequence genome and includes:
- the NKX6-2 gene encoding homeobox protein Nkx-6.2, which encodes MLAVGQMEANRPPGAFVLSSAPLAALHNMAEMKTSLFPYALQSPAGFKAPSLGGLNAQIPLGTPHGISDILGRPVAAAAAASSLLTGLPRLNGLAGAAAAGMYFNPAAVSRYPKPLAELPGRPPIFWPGVMQGAPWRDPRLACPAQAGMVLDKDGKKKHSRPTFSGQQIFALEKTFEQTKYLAGPERARLAYSLGMTESQVKVWFQNRRTKWRKRHAAEMASAKKKHDSETEKLKESSENEDDDEYNKPLDPNSDDEKITRLLKKHKAAAAAAAAAVSSGPLALLSPCSNASEPS